The Setaria viridis chromosome 9, Setaria_viridis_v4.0, whole genome shotgun sequence sequence AATTTTGAATCCATTTTGAACAGTTAAGAAACTGCCATATAGTAACTCTGTGCTAACGATAAGACAGTTTGGCATGGTTATAACTTGTAGTAAGTTCATGCATTTTTCTTAATACATGCTCTGTTCACAGATTTGCATTACAAATGTGAACAATGTGTTCCATATAGTATATAACGGAATATCAGATGAGATTAGTACCTGTTGTGAATAGGATCAGGTCCGTTGGGCACCTTCCTCCTGCTGTCCTTGTACGGGTCATCCAAGGGAGCCTGCTGCTGGTCTGCAGACACTGTGGCTGCAGCGGTGGCAACCGGCGGCGTAGGCACAACTTCAGCGGCGGTGCTCGCCGTCGTTGTGACAGCAGGGCTAGGAGCGCCGGGGCCAACAACAGTCCCCGCCGTCCTGATGCCGTTCGCCATTGCCGCCGACAAGAGCGCGACGCAGACGAGCACGGCTAGCCTGCCCGCCATTAATTGCCGCTGCTTCTGCTTTTCAGGTACGGTGATCACTGATCACACTAGCTTCTACCAGCTAGCTAGGCCCTTGCAAAAGATCTCTCTCTTGCAAGTCGCGATGATCACCTGCAACAGCAAGTGCTATCTCTCCATAGCGACTCTCCGTCTCCGATGCTGTGCAGAGATGAACGGCAGTTGTTCAGAGGAGATGCAAAGGTTGCTGCAGAATATACTGAAGGGATCAATGCAAGGTTCTTGGGAGTTGGGAGCAATGCAAGGAAGCAGAGGAGAGTGACAAGTGGTGACTGGTGAAGGAAGAGTGTGTATGACGATCCTAGCAATCTGCAGCACATGAtgtttatatatatgtacatcCTGCTCTACCGAAGCCCTGGCTTTGGAGTCCGATCCAATGATGCTGATTGATGCTACATGGATGCAGATGTGTGCCGAGAGCGGCTTTGGGTTTCCTCTCCTTTGTTGGTTCGCTCAAAAAGTACAAATCAGAAACACCAGGTCTAGTCGTGATCAGCCTATGAGTTGGACGCCCGAGGAAGACAGGGAAGTTCCAAAAGAGCAGTACCGCACTTGCCAGCAAGGGGCAAGGCGATCTGCAGGGCGCAGGGGGCCTACGCTGCCTGAGCGAACTGATTAGCATGCCGAGTTCGCACTAGAATTTGGAATCGGCCATTGCTGGTGGTACGAGCAGAGCAGGCATGATGGCTGCATGCGTACGGCCGCTGCGGCGTGGCATCAATGATTTCGCTGCATATGGCGGTTGTGTTGGCTGGCATCGGTGCTGACTGAGAAAGCAGCAGTGGTGACGAGACCAACACCGTACGCCTAGTTGCGCAGCGCCGGTGATCACAGCTTGGACGGTTGTGGCCAGGGACCTCTATCCTCGCCTTGCAAACACCATgtcgttcttttttttcttctttactgCACTATTCACCGCTCGTCTTGTGTGGCCACTAGTAGTAGCCGTAGCAATCGACACTGTGTCTTAACTCATCTTTACTTCGAAAACAGTCGTCCCTAAGTTTCCCTAGGAGAGATGGCCAGACCCACGAACAGATCTTGCACCTACATGCTGACGCGGTTAACAGCAATCGGACTTGGTGGCTTGAATGAAAGGTCTCACAGAAGGGTAGCTAGTTTGGTGGTCTGATGAACTCCCACTCCAAGCTTCCAAACCACCGGCGGTTTATCAGGGCCCAGCAGAGCATGCTACATGATCACATCCGATCCACCACACACAAAGACTATAAGAGGAAGTGCGAGTACATACGCCATGGCAATGATCGGCGTCCTCTCCCGCTTTGCCCTTTGGAACGGATATCCTTAACAATCCTTCTACCCCCATGTGAGGTCCTCGCAAGGGAACAAAGCCGGATTCGCCCGGCCCTACAGTGCCCTCTCTCCTCCGATCCGTTCCCAACTTTGCCGCACCGATCGCAATCACTCCCAGTCCCAGCCTGCCGCGCGCTCCTGAGTCCTGCCCGCCCCGTCTCCCGACCAAGACCAACCTGTACGGCGACCGCGCGGCGCCGGTAAAAAAACACTCGAAACCCCAGGTTCCCTCAGGGACGACGCATCGCTATCCCCGGCCCGGGGGGCGGAATCCTACTCCTAGTCGTTGGTGGCGATGGCGAGCAGtgacggcggcgggccggcggcctcGTGGAACGGCCAACGGAGGAACGGACGAgctggcctggcctggcctTTTCTTTTCCGGCTTTTGAGATGGAGGCCCTGACACCGCCAGATAGAGGATCCCGCTAGCTTAGCTGCAGCAGGGACATGACGGAGGAATGTCTCTGTTCCGGCGGGCCGGGGAGGGGATAATCTTTTGACCGCCcggtcccgccgcctccggacCCTTGGACCGTGGAGGGACCACGGACCAGCGGCTTGCCAATCCGCGAG is a genomic window containing:
- the LOC117835959 gene encoding uncharacterized protein; translated protein: MAGRLAVLVCVALLSAAMANGIRTAGTVVGPGAPSPAVTTTASTAAEVVPTPPVATAAATVSADQQQAPLDDPYKDSRRKVPNGPDPIHNRRARWGDAPARRV